A stretch of the Lolium perenne isolate Kyuss_39 chromosome 3, Kyuss_2.0, whole genome shotgun sequence genome encodes the following:
- the LOC139837901 gene encoding uncharacterized protein translates to MEQYVRLWDLVSNINLTPGTEDSIVWTLTPNGCYSARSAYKVQFMAALPCPFGNIVWKTWAPPKCHFFAWLAVQNLLWTADRLAKRGWPHPPTCQLCRCSPETARHLLFEFRFSKRIWMAAASWLSCPDLIRCLGTGRPKVPEYLQSIVRTPTSSTKGLRTAIILIAWEIWKERNERVFNNKSSLPSEIMLKIREEGKDWILAGAKGLAELVG, encoded by the coding sequence ATGGAGCAGTATGTTCGCCTCTGGGACCTTGTCTCGAACATCAACCTTACTCCTGGCACTGAGGATTCCATTGTCTGGACACTGACTCCCAATGGTTGCTACTCGGCCAGATCTGCCTACAAGGTCCAGTTCATGGCGGCTTTACCTTGCCCCTTCGGCAACATCGTCTGGAAGACTTGGGCTCCCCCGAAGTGTCATTTCTTCGCCTGGCTTGCTGTCCAAAATCTCCTTTGGACCGCTGATCGTCTTGCCAAAAGAGGGTGGCCACACCCTCCTACTTGCCAGCTTTGTAGATGCTCCCCAGAAACGGCCCGGCACCTCCTTTTTGAGTTTCGCTTCTCCAAGAGAATATGGATGGCAGCGGCCTCGTGGCTATCTTGCCCGGACCTTATCCGTTGTCTCGGCACCGGGAGACCTAAGGTGCCGGAATACTTGCAATCTATTGTCAGAACCCCCACCTCTTCTACTAAAGGCCTGCGAACTGCAATCATACTAATTGCCTGGGAGATTTGGAAGGAGCGAAATGAGCGTGTGTTCAACAATAAATCCTCCCTACCCTCGGAGATCATGCTCAAAATAAGGGAGGAGGGCAAAGACTGGATTCTTGCCGGTGCTAAGGGCCTAGCAGAGCTCGTGGGCTGA
- the LOC127341684 gene encoding acyl transferase 7-like: MAAAKSVERLAQRLVTPAEPTPAGPLRLSWLDRYPTQMALIESLHVFKPSPDRDLAAGAGPARTIERALAQALVKYYPLAGRLGFTHDGGLLQVDCGGDGSGVWFTEADAACSLDDVEYLEHPMMIPKDALLPPTPAQEKADERSLVLLVQVTTFACGGFVVGFRFSHAVADGPGAAQFMAAVGNLARGNHTLPVPPQWGREAIPNPSTAAIGPLPTPAGAKSLEYLAMDISADYIAHYKAQYNSGGSWCSAFEVLVAKAWQSRTRAAGFHPDSDVHLCFAMNARPLLHSSLPRAGAGFYGNCYYIMRVSAPAGKVAGSSIPDVVRIIKDGKRRMPAEFARWATGEAGASGGVDPYQITSDYRTLLVSDWTRLGFAEVDYGWGPPAHVVPLTNLDYIATCILVKPWAHKPGARLITQCVTPDRVAAFHQGMLDMN; encoded by the coding sequence ATGGCGGCCGCCAAGTCCGTCGAGCGGCTGGCGCAGCGGCTGgtgaccccggcggagcccacgcCGGCCGGCCCGCTCCGCCTCTCCTGGCTCGACCGCTACCCGACCCAGATGGCGCTCATCGAGTCGCTGCACGTCTTCAAGCCCTCCCCCGACCGGGAcctcgccgccggcgccggcccgGCGAGGACCATCGAGCGCGCGCTGGCCCAAGCCCTCGTCAAGTACTACCCGCTCGCCGGCCGCCTCGGCTTCACGCACGACGGCGGGCTGCTGCAGGTCGACTGCGGCGGCGACGGCAGCGGCGTCTGGTTCACCGAGGCCGACGCCGCATGCAGCCTCGACGACGTGGAGTACCTGGAGCACCCCATGATGATCCCCAAGGACGCGCTGCTCCCGCCCACGCCCGCCCAAGAAAAAGCCGACGAGCGGAGCCTCGTCCTGCTCGTCCAGGTCACCACCTTCGCCTGCGGCGGCTTCGTCGTCGGCTTCCGCTTCAGCCACGCCGTCGCCGACGGCCCCGGCGCCGCGCAGTTCATGGCCGCCGTCGGGAACCTCGCGCGCGGGAACCACACCCTGCCCGTCCCGCCGCAGTGGGGCCGCGAGGCCATCCCGAACCCGTCCACCGCCGCCATCGGGCCGCTCCCGACCCCCGCGGGCGCCAAGAGCCTCGAGTACCTGGCCATGGACATCTCCGCCGACTACATCGCGCACTACAAGGCGCAGTACAACTCCGGCGGGTCCTGGTGCTCCGCCTTCGAGGTGCTGGTGGCCAAGGCGTGGCAGAGCCGCACCCGCGCCGCGGGGTTCCACCCGGACTCCGACGTCCACCTCTGCTTCGCCATGAACGCGCGCCCCCTCCTGCACTCCTCCCTCCCCCGCGCGGGCGCCGGGTTCTACGGCAACTGCTACTACATCATGCGCGTGTCGGCGCCCGCGGGCAAGGTGGCGGGCTCGTCCATCCCGGACGTGGTCAGGATCATCAAGGACGGCAAGCGGCGGATGCCGGCGGAGTTCGCTCGCTGGGCGACGGGGGAGGCTGGCGCCAGCGGCGGCGTCGACCCGTACCAGATCACCTCCGACTACCGGACGCTGCTGGTCTCCGACTGGACGCGGCTCGGGTTCGCCGAGGTCGACTACGGCTGGGGCCCGCCGGCGCACGTCGTGCCGCTCACGAACCTCGACTACATCGCGACTTGCATACTCGTCAAGCCCTGGGCGCACAAGCCTGGGGCCAGGCTCATCACCCAGTGCGTCACGCCCGACCGGGTCGCCGCGTTCCACCAGGGAATGCTCGACATGAACTGA